Proteins co-encoded in one Chthoniobacterales bacterium genomic window:
- a CDS encoding ring-cleaving dioxygenase, whose amino-acid sequence MNISGLHHVTAIASDPQRNLDFYAGLLGLRLVKRTVNFDDPGSYHFYFGDAVGTPGTILTFFPWPHARRGIHGSGETEANAFAIPENAVSYWLERLRAHRVNASTSERFGETVIRFEDPDGLPIELIATPTSDQIQPWTDGGVPAECTIRGLHGITAISHHPDATAQLLTETFGYRLTQKSGDRTRFETAASGAPGTVIDLLARPDLGPARPAAGSVHHIAFRAANDAQHVAWQNKVATLGYGVSPVMDRTYFRSIYFREPGGVLFEIATDQPGFATDESRAELGTTLRLPSWMESSRPRIEDILPKITLPAKI is encoded by the coding sequence ATGAACATCTCCGGCCTCCATCACGTCACCGCGATCGCGAGCGATCCACAGCGCAACCTCGATTTCTACGCCGGCCTGCTCGGCCTGCGCCTCGTGAAACGCACGGTCAATTTCGACGATCCCGGTAGCTACCACTTCTACTTCGGCGACGCCGTGGGCACGCCGGGAACGATTCTCACCTTCTTCCCCTGGCCCCACGCCCGCCGCGGCATCCATGGCTCCGGCGAAACCGAGGCGAATGCGTTCGCCATTCCGGAAAACGCGGTCAGCTACTGGCTCGAGCGCCTGCGCGCCCACCGCGTGAACGCCAGCACATCGGAGCGCTTCGGCGAAACGGTCATCCGTTTTGAAGATCCCGACGGCCTGCCGATCGAGCTCATCGCAACCCCGACCTCCGACCAGATCCAACCCTGGACCGACGGCGGGGTTCCGGCGGAATGCACGATCCGCGGACTGCACGGCATCACCGCGATTTCGCATCACCCCGACGCGACCGCGCAATTGCTCACCGAAACCTTCGGCTATCGACTCACCCAGAAATCGGGCGACCGCACCCGTTTCGAAACGGCCGCTTCCGGCGCACCCGGGACGGTCATCGATCTGCTGGCCCGGCCGGACCTCGGCCCGGCCCGCCCGGCCGCTGGCTCGGTGCATCACATTGCGTTCCGCGCCGCCAACGACGCGCAGCATGTCGCCTGGCAGAACAAGGTCGCCACGCTCGGCTACGGCGTGAGCCCCGTGATGGATCGCACCTATTTCCGCTCGATCTACTTCCGCGAACCCGGCGGCGTGCTCTTCGAAATCGCCACCGACCAGCCCGGCTTCGCCACGGATGAATCCAGGGCCGAACTCGGCACGACCCTGCGCCTGCCCTCGTGGATGGAATCATCCCGTCCACGCATCGAGGACATCCTGCCGAAAATCACCCTGCCCGCAAAAATATGA
- a CDS encoding DoxX family protein → MKALTYLLKTDNTLSTLVLRLTLGAVFFPHGAQKVLGWFGGYGFTGTMGFFTGTMHIPALFAFLAIAAEFAGSIGLILGLGTRIAALGIASTMVVAIATVHSQFGFFMNWTGAQKGEGFEYHLLAIGIAIALIIRGGGLLSADSAIARKLS, encoded by the coding sequence ATGAAAGCACTCACCTACCTGCTCAAAACCGACAATACGCTCTCCACCCTCGTCCTCCGACTCACCCTCGGCGCCGTCTTCTTCCCGCACGGCGCGCAAAAAGTGCTCGGCTGGTTCGGCGGCTACGGCTTCACCGGCACGATGGGCTTCTTCACCGGCACGATGCACATTCCGGCGCTCTTCGCCTTCCTCGCGATCGCTGCGGAGTTTGCGGGTTCGATCGGATTGATTCTCGGTCTCGGCACGCGCATTGCCGCGCTCGGCATCGCCTCCACGATGGTCGTCGCCATTGCCACGGTGCATTCCCAGTTCGGCTTTTTCATGAACTGGACCGGCGCCCAGAAGGGCGAAGGCTTCGAATACCACCTGCTCGCCATCGGCATCGCAATCGCCCTCATCATCCGCGGCGGCGGCCTGCTCTCCGCCGACTCGGCCATCGCCAGGAAATTGAGCTGA
- a CDS encoding LysR family transcriptional regulator has translation MLGQLRAFLVAMEEGSLNRAAARLRMSQSALSRQMQVLEAEIGGALFERTAAGVRPTDAGHALASALPKVLADYDVAIAEARRLARGQRDLIRIGYLGSAAQSFLNPALATLRRTHPEVKVKLLDLSPGEQISALRKGEIDLALTGQEGSAASQEFYTRKLATLPVVAVLPADHLLAGRRSISLAALRGERFISAPEADMPGRDRWIIQLCRKAGFRPNFVQQGESISQMFSLVSGEGAVALAPGYLKDIVVPGVAFVSIADPSAKWDFLVIWQRGRMPAALRALLDAMKCRPAERK, from the coding sequence ATGCTCGGGCAGCTCAGGGCGTTTCTTGTCGCAATGGAGGAGGGCAGCCTCAACCGGGCGGCGGCGCGTCTCCGCATGTCGCAATCCGCCCTCTCGCGGCAGATGCAGGTCCTCGAGGCGGAGATCGGCGGAGCCCTGTTCGAGCGAACCGCCGCCGGCGTGCGGCCAACGGACGCCGGCCATGCGCTCGCCAGCGCGCTGCCGAAGGTGCTGGCCGATTACGACGTCGCGATCGCGGAGGCACGGCGTCTGGCCCGGGGGCAGCGCGACCTCATTCGCATCGGCTACCTTGGCTCGGCGGCGCAAAGCTTCCTCAATCCTGCGCTGGCGACGCTGCGCCGCACGCATCCCGAGGTGAAGGTGAAACTGCTCGACCTCTCACCGGGCGAGCAGATCAGCGCGTTGCGGAAGGGGGAAATCGACCTGGCGCTCACCGGACAGGAGGGGTCGGCGGCCTCGCAGGAGTTTTACACGCGCAAACTGGCAACGCTGCCCGTTGTCGCGGTGTTGCCGGCTGATCATTTGCTGGCGGGTAGGAGAAGTATTTCGCTGGCGGCTTTGCGCGGGGAGCGATTTATTTCGGCACCCGAAGCGGACATGCCCGGGCGGGACCGATGGATTATCCAGCTATGCCGAAAGGCCGGCTTTCGTCCCAACTTCGTCCAGCAGGGAGAGAGCATTTCCCAGATGTTCTCGCTGGTGAGCGGAGAGGGCGCAGTGGCGCTGGCGCCCGGCTATTTGAAAGACATCGTCGTCCCCGGGGTGGCGTTCGTTTCGATCGCCGATCCGTCGGCGAAGTGGGATTTTCTCGTCATCTGGCAACGTGGCCGAATGCCGGCCGCCCTGCGCGCCCTTTTGGACGCGATGAAGTGCCGCCCCGCGGAGAGGAAATGA
- a CDS encoding helix-turn-helix domain-containing protein, producing PGRWLRKARRTRAEHLLGVTDLGIQEIGRQCGYAELAAFSAAFKQWTGRAPRAFRREREGAG from the coding sequence GTCCCGGCCGGTGGCTCCGGAAGGCGCGGCGCACCCGGGCCGAGCATCTGCTGGGCGTGACCGACCTCGGGATTCAGGAGATCGGGCGGCAGTGCGGGTATGCCGAGCTGGCGGCATTTTCCGCGGCATTCAAGCAGTGGACCGGACGCGCGCCCCGCGCGTTTCGCCGCGAGCGGGAGGGCGCGGGTTAG
- a CDS encoding alpha/beta hydrolase: MKPTTPLDRPHVHVPGRSARTLLLLHGTGGTENDLLPLGRSLDPSAALLSPRGQVLENGMPRFFRRLAEGVFDEEDLIRRTHELAVFLTAAAEEYQFDPKQLLAVGYSNGANIAGSLLLLHPGTLAGAALLRPMVPLVPETSPDLAGTPVLLAAGHHDPIVPAENTRRLAALLAECGADVTLRFENAGHGLTEYAVETTRRWLEDR, from the coding sequence ATGAAACCGACCACTCCACTCGACCGTCCTCACGTTCACGTGCCCGGCCGCTCGGCTCGCACCCTGCTGCTTCTGCACGGCACCGGCGGCACGGAGAACGACCTCCTGCCCCTCGGCCGCTCGCTCGATCCCTCCGCGGCGCTCCTCAGTCCGCGCGGACAGGTCCTCGAGAACGGCATGCCCCGCTTCTTTCGTCGGCTCGCCGAGGGCGTTTTCGACGAGGAAGACCTGATCCGCCGCACCCACGAACTGGCGGTTTTCCTCACCGCCGCCGCGGAGGAATACCAGTTCGATCCGAAGCAACTCCTCGCGGTCGGCTACTCGAACGGCGCAAACATCGCCGGCAGCCTGCTGCTTCTGCACCCCGGCACGCTTGCCGGGGCGGCCCTGTTGCGGCCGATGGTGCCGCTCGTCCCCGAAACGTCTCCGGATCTCGCCGGCACTCCGGTTCTGCTCGCCGCGGGGCATCACGACCCGATCGTGCCCGCAGAAAACACCCGCCGGCTCGCCGCGTTGCTTGCGGAATGCGGAGCGGACGTCACCCTGCGCTTCGAGAACGCCGGCCACGGCCTCACCGAATACGCCGTGGAGACCACGCGCCGCTGGCTCGAGGACCGCTAA